Genomic window (Melioribacteraceae bacterium):
TATTAAAACTAATGACTGGGTTATCCCCTTTAACTATTTAGTGAAAAAAGAGGGCAGCACAGAAAGGTATGGCAGTTGGATTGAATTCAGAAGACCATTTGAACGAGTAACGGGTAACAACACATATAATCTTTTATGCAGAACAACATATCCATCAAAGGTTACAATTAATAGTGAGCCGGTAAAAATATATACAACCGGCGTATTCTTTAATAAAGTAAGATTAACTGAAGGATTGAATAGATTAAGAGCAGTTGCAACTGATGATAAAGGGAATACAACTATTTATGAAGATCAGATTTTTTATAGAAAAGAGGATTTAGTTCAAAAAGAGAAACAACTTTACATTGTTGATGATTCTATAGAGCCTATCGAAAATTTATCATTAACGCCAACCGACTTCTTGAATGTATCTTTCCTCGGTAGTAAATCACAAATAGCATTTGTGGAACTCATCCCGGGCAATCAAAAATATAGTTGCAGTCGGATCGATTTCTCGAATGTAAGTCAATACAAAGTTAGTATTCCGTTGAAAAATTTATCTCATAATCAAAAGCATCAAATCAAATTAATATTAGTGAATGAGGATGGTTCATTAAATCCCAAAAGTATCGAAAAATTCCTTAAACTCGATTTGGTAGTTAAAGATCAGGATGAATATCCCAGTCTGATCACAACATCAAGCAATTCAATTCTTACATATACTTTAGCTCCAATTCGACTGGGGGCTCCAATTAGAAACGAGTTACCAAAAGATGTAATTCTTAAATCAAACGGAATTTTTGGGGATAACTATAGAATAAAATTGAGCGAAACAGAAGAAGGTTATATTAATAAAGAATTTGTCGACGCAAATGTTGGAATCAATTACACACCTGGTTATTATATAAATCCTATCGCAAGCTACTCAACAGAGAAGGAAGATATTGTAAAAATCCCCTATTTGGAAAATGTTCCATTTGAGGTTTATCCTGATCCAGAACAAAAAAGAATTGTAATAACTTTATTTGGCGTTAAGAGTAGCAGCACATGGATAATTCATAAAAATGATTTACGGTTTATTGAGGAAATTACCTGGCAGCAGACTTCAAAAGAAACTTATAAGATTTATATAAATCTTAAGTCACCCAAAATTTGGGGATACGATTTAAAACCAAAAGGTAAAGAGTTGGTATTTAGATTAAAGTATCCTCCCATTTACAATCTCGAAAGTTCCACACCTTTAAAAGGGATTAAAATTTCAATAGAAGCAGGACATGGCGGAAGTAATATAGGAGCTGTTGGTCTTTCCGGACTTAAGGAAAAAGATATTAATTTGGATCTGTCAAAAAAATTAGCTGATATACTTACTCTTAATGGCGCAGAGATATTTCAGGGGAGAGATTCTGATATCGACATGGCTCTCTTAAAAAAACGGGATGATGCTGTAGGATCTAACTCTAATTTACACTTTAGCATCCATGCAAATTCGAGCGAACCGGTAAATGAATTTTTAGGGACTTCCGGAACTTGTACTTTTTATCATAATCCATTTTGGGCTAAGTTTGCAGAAAGCGTTTATTATAAATTATTAGATTTAGAATTAGCTCCATTCGGTTCTGTTGGTTCTTTTAATTATCGAGTGACAAGGATGTCTGAAATGCCCTCTATTTTGGTTGAGCAGGCATTTATGTCCCACGCTGAAGATGAAGAAAAACTGAATGATGATAATTTTAGGAAGCTGATGGCCGAGAAAATTTATTCGGGTTTGCTAAATTATTTAAAGTACATGAGTGAATAATTCATTATTTATTAGTAATAATATTTTTAGGTAATAGATGGCAAAGAAATATTTAATCGGGATGGATGGGGGCGGTACAAAAACCAAATGTGTTATTACTGATTATGATTTTAATCCTCTTTACCAATGCCAAGGTGGTCCTTCCAATTTTTTGATTATTGGGACAGAAAAAGTTTCGGAAACAATTCTTTCCTTGATACTTGAATCTGCTACATCATTAAATATTTCTACAGATGAGATCGCGTCAATACTTATAGGCACTACAGGGGCAGGTCGAGAAAATGACGCCAATAAATTAAAGAATGATTTTGTCAAATACGCAAAGTCGAAAGGTTGCCTCTTTAATTCTTTTAATGTGGAAAGTGACGCGAGAATAGCAATTGAAGGAGCATTCGCCGGGAATGCGGGCGCCTTATTAATTGCGGGAACAGGATCAATTATTTTTGGAAAAGATAAATTTAATAAGATACATCGCGCCGGAGGTTATGGAAGATTACTGGGAGATGAAGGAAGCGGATATTCAATTGGAAGAAAAGGATTGATAGATGTAGCTAAAAATTTTGACGGAAGAAATAATTCTACAATCTTAACTAAAATGCTTGAAGCAGAATTTCAAATTAATAGCGGGGCTCAGTTAATTTCTCAGGTATATAATAATAATTTTGATATAGCTACCTTTGCCCCAAAAGTTATTGAAGCCGCCTCATTGGGAGATAGTCTCTCTCAAAAGATACTTGAAGAGGAATCGGATGAGCTAATTTTGCATGTGCGGGCAATGCATAAAACCTTAGGTGAAGAGAAGATGGAGCTTTGTCTTGTGGGAGGGATTATTTCCTCACAGAATTATTTTGCATCGTTATTTAGAGAAAAAATTAAATTACAACTGCCGGAAGTTAGAATTA
Coding sequences:
- a CDS encoding N-acetylmuramoyl-L-alanine amidase, whose protein sequence is MKKGLFLLITIVFVANACKTIINNNRIDEPVSYSHKYYQDKIAFLNFDNIDIDNPAAVINRLKNKIDESDLNNDNGVVLQCSSISKMILSNSKIDDSFINIIKETANYSKAKNISILLEVDFNNPDKYYLEKSGLTNIKDNFNLLVTSCDINGFYFKGIDFSSSHTLNALQDIIVNCMMIKPFLIVSTNEEQFYKFSEVSEDLLKIGTIDFLVSEKAKTIAYNKYLTISEYERVLPQYVKKLSPESFITLNLEEVAEINAPIKVNDGIEKQLNTDHKIHFIISGKPDVIDLKIGDKEYRIKTNDWVIPFNYLVKKEGSTERYGSWIEFRRPFERVTGNNTYNLLCRTTYPSKVTINSEPVKIYTTGVFFNKVRLTEGLNRLRAVATDDKGNTTIYEDQIFYRKEDLVQKEKQLYIVDDSIEPIENLSLTPTDFLNVSFLGSKSQIAFVELIPGNQKYSCSRIDFSNVSQYKVSIPLKNLSHNQKHQIKLILVNEDGSLNPKSIEKFLKLDLVVKDQDEYPSLITTSSNSILTYTLAPIRLGAPIRNELPKDVILKSNGIFGDNYRIKLSETEEGYINKEFVDANVGINYTPGYYINPIASYSTEKEDIVKIPYLENVPFEVYPDPEQKRIVITLFGVKSSSTWIIHKNDLRFIEEITWQQTSKETYKIYINLKSPKIWGYDLKPKGKELVFRLKYPPIYNLESSTPLKGIKISIEAGHGGSNIGAVGLSGLKEKDINLDLSKKLADILTLNGAEIFQGRDSDIDMALLKKRDDAVGSNSNLHFSIHANSSEPVNEFLGTSGTCTFYHNPFWAKFAESVYYKLLDLELAPFGSVGSFNYRVTRMSEMPSILVEQAFMSHAEDEEKLNDDNFRKLMAEKIYSGLLNYLKYMSE